From the genome of Colwellia psychrerythraea 34H, one region includes:
- a CDS encoding helix-turn-helix domain-containing protein produces the protein MNIPKVQFNPKVHKNIGIEIIELSDIYKRSDDDLENFIAKPHRIKFHNILYITQGRGTHFIDFNTYTTQAGSVVFINKNQVHAFDLINQPQGKLIIFTDEYLDTILTTIKTPLSAHNYLLTSYSPTFSLSKKIRNTCDVLLTEIEKEYQVKDPNLNFLNLIFSAVLTKLSSERTRSFEQYLSESRTEKFMTFIELLEVNYTNTRDAKIYADMLHMTYKSLNQICKLATKQTTKQLIDAYIILEAKRKLSIENIRVQQLADELGFDEVTNFVKYFKKNTLLTPSQFKKLNQG, from the coding sequence ATGAACATACCAAAAGTGCAATTCAACCCCAAGGTTCATAAAAATATTGGGATAGAAATCATTGAATTATCTGATATCTATAAGCGCTCTGATGATGACCTTGAAAATTTTATTGCAAAACCACACCGTATAAAATTTCACAATATATTGTACATAACGCAAGGTCGCGGAACACACTTCATTGATTTCAATACCTATACTACTCAAGCTGGAAGTGTTGTTTTTATTAATAAAAACCAAGTTCACGCATTTGATTTAATCAACCAACCACAAGGTAAGCTGATTATTTTTACTGATGAATACCTTGATACTATTCTTACCACGATCAAAACGCCTTTATCCGCTCATAACTATCTACTTACCTCCTATTCGCCTACCTTTTCATTATCAAAAAAAATAAGAAACACCTGTGACGTACTGCTCACAGAGATTGAAAAGGAATATCAAGTAAAAGACCCTAATTTGAATTTCTTAAACTTAATATTTTCGGCGGTATTAACCAAGCTATCAAGTGAGCGAACTCGATCTTTTGAGCAATATTTGAGTGAATCTCGTACGGAAAAATTTATGACATTCATTGAGTTACTTGAAGTAAATTATACCAACACACGCGATGCAAAAATATATGCTGACATGTTGCATATGACGTATAAGTCGCTTAATCAAATCTGTAAGCTGGCAACAAAACAAACGACAAAGCAACTAATTGATGCGTATATCATTTTAGAAGCAAAGCGAAAGCTTTCAATTGAAAATATCCGCGTTCAGCAACTTGCTGACGAATTAGGCTTTGATGAGGTCACTAACTTCGTAAAGTACTTCAAAAAGAACACTCTTCTTACCCCTTCACAATTCAAAAAATTAAACCAAGGTTAG